A segment of the Streptomyces sp. P9-A2 genome:
GCGGCCGGTGCCGCCGCATCCCGCCTGCCGCAAGCGCTGCTGACCGCCGCGTTCGCCGCCATCGCGGCCCTCGCCGCGGTGAAGATGCTGCGGCCCGGCCGGACCGGCGGCGACCGCACCGCGACGGTGCGGCCGGCGAAGGCCGCCGGGACCGGAGCCGGCCTGGGGGCACTGACCGGGCTGCTCGGCGTCGGTGGAGGCTTCCTCGCCGTCCCCGCCCTGGTCGGTGTGCTCGCCTTCGAGATGCAGGCCGCCGTCGGCACCAGCCTGCTGGTCATCTCCACGAACTCCCTCGCCTCCCTGGCCACCCGAGGTGCCACCACCGCCGGCATCGACTGGGCGCTCATCGGCCCCTTCACCAGCGCCGCGATCCTCGGCGTCTGGGACGGCAAACGCGTGGCCGCCAAGGTCACCGGCACCCTGCTGCAACGCACCTTCGCCGTTGTCCTGCTGGCCGTGGCCGCCTTCATGCTCACCGACGCCCTCACCTGACCCCGGCCCGCGAGGGGCCGGGCCCCGGGTCAGGCCAGCGAAAGGAACAGCTTCTCCAGACGGGCACGCATCTGCTCCCGGTCACCGGAAGCGGCCATGTCCGCATCGGTCAGGCAGTGCTGCAGACCGGTCGCGATGATCGCGAAACCCGCCTTGTCCAACGCCCGGGAGGCTGCGGCAAGCTGCGTGACCACGTCCTCGCAGTCCCGTCCCTCCTCGATCATCTTGATCACACCAGCAATCTGGCCCTGCGCCCGGCGCAGCCGGTTGACCACCGTCTTCAGTTCCTCAGCCGCCATCGCCAGTTCCATAACCCACACTCCTTCGAGATACCCCCGCGGGTATCCTATCGAAGGGGTAACCCCAACCGAGCAAAGGAAAATCCCCCGTGGCACCCACCACCCTCACCGCCGACCAGGCCAACGCCCGCTTGAACGAGCTGACCGTCATCGACGTCCGCACCCCCGGCGAATACGCCTCCGGCCACCTGCCCGGTGCCCACAACATCCCCCTCGACCACCTCGACGTGGCCATGCCCGCCCTGAAGACCGCCGCCGACCGCGGCGACCTCCTCGTCGTGTGCGCCTCCGGCGCCCGCTCCGCGACCGCATGCGGGCGCCTGGCCGCTCAGGGGATCATCGCTGCCGCCCTCACCGGGGGCACCACCGCCTGGACCCAGCTCGGCCACGACACCCACCGCCCCGCCGGCACCCGCGCCCCCTGGGCCATGGACCGCCAGGTCCGCCTCGCCGCCGGAACCCTCGTCCTGGCCGGGCTGCTCGCCGGACAGCGCTGGAGCGCGGCACGCCTGCTGTCCGCGGGCGTCGCAGGCGGCCTGGTCCTCTCCGCCCTCACCGACACCTGCGGCATGGCCAAGATCCTCGCCAAACTGCCCCACAACCAGCCCAAGACCGAAGACCTCGACGCCACCCTCGCAGCCCTGACCAGCTGACTTCGCCGGCACACGGGCCTTGACCCGGAATCCTGGACACGGGCTGTGCGGCTTGGGCCAGGGGAGTCGATGTTGTGTCGAGTGCTGCCTCGTAGGCGATGGGGCTGCGGTGCCCGAGGCGGGAGTGACGGCGTCGGGTGTTGTAGCGGTTGAGCCGGCGGAACGCGTCGAGGCGGGCCTCGCGTTCGCTGGACCAGGTCTTGCGGCCCTGAAGCGTCTCTCGTTTGAACGTCGCGTCGAAGGACTCGGCAAGCGCGTTGTCCGTGCTGGAGCCGATCATGCGGATGCTGCGCGAACACGACGAGCACACAACTGCGATGAAAGCCGTGTGCGGGGCC
Coding sequences within it:
- a CDS encoding metal-sensitive transcriptional regulator — encoded protein: MELAMAAEELKTVVNRLRRAQGQIAGVIKMIEEGRDCEDVVTQLAAASRALDKAGFAIIATGLQHCLTDADMAASGDREQMRARLEKLFLSLA
- a CDS encoding integrase core domain-containing protein, with the protein product MIGSSTDNALAESFDATFKRETLQGRKTWSSEREARLDAFRRLNRYNTRRRHSRLGHRSPIAYEAALDTTSTPLAQAAQPVSRIPGQGPCAGEVSWSGLRGWRRGLRSWAGCGAVWRGSWPCRRCR
- a CDS encoding rhodanese-like domain-containing protein, which translates into the protein MAPTTLTADQANARLNELTVIDVRTPGEYASGHLPGAHNIPLDHLDVAMPALKTAADRGDLLVVCASGARSATACGRLAAQGIIAAALTGGTTAWTQLGHDTHRPAGTRAPWAMDRQVRLAAGTLVLAGLLAGQRWSAARLLSAGVAGGLVLSALTDTCGMAKILAKLPHNQPKTEDLDATLAALTS
- a CDS encoding sulfite exporter TauE/SafE family protein, coding for MSALILALVAGAVVGLALGALGGGGSVLAVPALIYLLGFTPAAATTASLIIVTATSLTALYAHARTGNVRWKAGALFAAAGLLPAAAAGAAASRLPQALLTAAFAAIAALAAVKMLRPGRTGGDRTATVRPAKAAGTGAGLGALTGLLGVGGGFLAVPALVGVLAFEMQAAVGTSLLVISTNSLASLATRGATTAGIDWALIGPFTSAAILGVWDGKRVAAKVTGTLLQRTFAVVLLAVAAFMLTDALT